In the genome of Paenibacillus pabuli, the window ACCTACGGCATTAACCGCATCTCGGAACGCTTGAAAATTCAGTACCGTCGTATAATTAATATCCACATTCAGATATTTGCTCATCATTTCTTTCATTTGATCCTCTGCATTTTTGCCGGAGGTTTTTTCTTGCGCTTTAAATTTAGGATAATAAGAATTCAATTTATTCGCCTTATATCCATCCAGCTGAACACGTGTGTCCCGTGGTAAAGATACAATGGTTGCCGTTTTGGTCTCCGGATTAAGAGAAGCTACCATAACCACATCCGAGAGATACGTACCTGTTTCGGGACGATTATCTGTACCTAGCAGCAACATCGTAATGGGTTTGGTTTTGGCTGACATTCCAGGAGGAACCGGTTTATCAATGCCCGTATCAGCTACCTGATTGTAGACCCAATAGAGATATCCGCCACCTACAACAATTGCAATAACCAATAAACTTAAAACCAGTCTGCCAAAGGTTCGCATCCGTCTCTTCTTCTTTGGTTGCTTACCTTTGCCGTTCTTTGATCCAGAAGCGCCGGATTGAGTCGGTGCCTGTCTCCGTGGAGGCAGTCCGTTCGAATTAGAATTCATATCTTCAACACCTTTATCACATCTGTTTTGGCCTATATATAAGACAACCGCTTTCCCTAAGGAAAACGGATGGTCTATACAAGGACAGAATTTATGAGTTTCGAGCGGAAGCATCCGCTTTTTTCTTTTGACGACCTTCAATAAAATAACGCACTCGCACTAACAGCATCAAACCAACCGCCACCAGCAAACATTGAATAATGGGCAGCTTGTCGATTTGAAAAACAAGAAGCATGAATGTGCCCATCGCCATCAATATATAGAGAACGATTTCCTTACCAAGCGGTAATTTCTGACGTACCCGAAACACCTTGTTATATACGTAAGTAATCAATACAAAGATGACGATGTAGGCTACGATCGGGTGTGATGCGAACCATGCTTGCATGCACAGCAGCTCCTTTCGTGTTCATGCTAGATACAAGTTAACTGTTGAGGGAACACCACCAACAACATTAATTACAATATGCTGCAAGTGACCGTTTCGGATTCGGATCGTTCTTTCGGTCGCTGTTATCCCCAGATTTTTTTGATCGATTTCTCAATGTTAAAATCCGGGGATAAAGGCGAACGCTTCGCTCCTACAGAATCGATTCCGTATCCTCCACTACTTTAGCAGGTGGTAATCGACGTCGATGGTGTATATGTGTACCCTCAAACATTAACTTATATCATTTATTTTAGTTGTAGTTAGGCGTTATTTTGAGCCATTTTGCGTTGTTTTTCTGCACGCTCACGCTCGGATTTGTTCAGGATCTTTTTACGAAGACGAATAGATTTCGGTGTAATCTCACAATATTCATCTTCATTCAGATATTCAAGCGCCTGTTCCAACGAGAAGATAATCGGAGTTTTAATTTTAACCGTATCATCTTTACCTGAAGAACGAACGTTAGTCAGTTGTTTTTCTTTGCAGATGTTGACAACGATATCATTGTCTCGTGTATGCTCACCAACGATCATACCTTCGTAAATTTCTGTTCCTGGCTCAAGGAAGAGCGTACCACGATCCTCAACGCCCATCATTCCATAGAACGTAGATGTACCCGTTTCAGTTGAGATCAGTACACCTTGGTGACGTCCACCCACTTGACCGGATACTACTGGAGCGTAGCTATCAAATGCATGGTTCATTACGCCATAACCACGAGTCAATGTCAGGAAGTTGGTGCTGTATCCAATCAGACCACGTGCAGGAATCAGGAACTCCAGACGTACTTGTCCGCTACCCGTGTTGACCATGTTAACCATCTCTGCTTTACGTGCACCCAGGCTCTCCATGACGGAACCCATGCTTTCTTCAGGGATATCAATCAACAAGCGCTCAAGAGGTTCCATTTTCTTACCGTCAATTTCTTTGACGATAACTTCTGGTTTGGATACTTGAAGCTCATATCCTTCACGACGCATATTTTCAATCAGGATACCGAGGTGAAGCTCACCACGTCCGGATACGATAAAAGCATCTGGGCTCTCTGTTTCATCAACCCGAAGGGATACGTCAGTTTCCAACTCTTTGAACAAACGCTCGCGCAGTTTACGGGAAGTTACCCATTTACCTTCACGGCCTGCGAATGGACTGTTGTTTACGAGGAATGTCATTTGCAGTGTTGGCTCATCAATTTTCAGAACCGGCAAAGCTTCAGGGTTGTTCGGGTCAGCAATCGTTTCACCGATGTTGATATCCTTAATACCCGCGATCGCAACGATGTCACCTGCGCCAGCTTCCTCTGTCTCAACACGTTTCAGACCTTGGAAACCAAACAGTTTCTCGATACGAGCTGTTTTGCTTTTGCCATCACGCATAATAACAGTAACGGATTGGCCTTGACGAATCACACCGCGGTTTACACGACCGATAGCGATACGTCCGAGGTATTCATTGTAGTCCATCAGCGTAACGAGGAATTGCAGTGGCTCTTCAACGTTCTCTGTTGGATGAGGGATGTGACTTACGATGGTATCGTAGATCGCCATCATGTTGTCATCTTGTTTGGCAGGATCGTCTTCCATGCTGGATGTTCCGTTCAATGCGGAAGCATATACAACAGGGAATTCAAGTTGTTGATCGTTGGCTCCCAGTTCGATGAACAGGTCAAGTACTTCATCAATAACCTCAGCCGGACGAGCCGCTGGACGGTCAATTTTGTTTACAATAACGATTGGAGTCAGGTTGTGCTCCAGTGCTTTACGAAGTACGAACTTCGTTTGTGGCATACAGCCCTCATAAGCATCAACAACGAGCAATACGCCGTCAACCATTTTCATGATACGTTCTACTTCACCACCGAAGTCGGCGTGTCCAGGTGTATCTACAATGTTGATCAGGTAATCTTTATAAGTTATAGCCGTGTTTTTGGCCAAAATCGTAATACCGCGTTCACGCTCCAAATCGTTGGAGTCCATTGCGCGCTCCTGTACCGTCTCGTGATCACGGAAAGTACCGGATTGCTGGAGCAACTTGTCGACGAGTGTTGTTTTCCCGTGGTCGACGTGGGCAATAATCGCAATATTGCGAATGTGTTCTCTTGAATGCATGGTTTGTATCCATATCCTTTCCAATTTCAATTCTTATCTACTAAACTTCCCGCAATTTCGCAGGTTACTCACCCAAAATAAGCGTCGGTGATATCCCGACGCATGTCTATATCCCTTATATTATAGTTGATCATAGGTAAAAATCAAGATATTTCGCTTGAAAGACCGCTGGGAAAGTTACCAGCCTCTCCCTTGGCGTCCTCGGCCAAATAGCATCCACATCCCGCCTACAATTAAAAACACTGCCAACACGTAAATAATGCCGGTGTGAAGCAATGTAAATCCGAAAAAAATAATTGAAAGGAGGCCCACGCCCAGTCCAAGCGGAAGCACTAATGCAGGTCTGCGGTGATCAGCCAATGCATATTCAAGCAAACCAATGGCGATCCCAAGCAAAAATGCAGGCCAAAGATTGTTCATCAATCCGCTGCCCCATGTATTGGTAATTCCGAACAGCAGTCCATAGACGGTTAACGTACCTGCTGGAACGAGAGACCATGATGGCGTGAGCCTTGCATAATATAGTGCATGAAGAGCAATACCAGGCAACAAGATAAGCAAGGGCCAGAAGTGCCGTCCAATAAAGCCAAACACACCAATTTTGCCAAGTAAAATAATTAAACCAGCGACTACAATAAATATTCCGATTGCTTTTTCATTTCTCATCCTCATCTACAATCACCTCTTATAACATTTGGCTATGTACGCGTAAGCTAAACTATAAACATTCCATGATGACTGACTGTTCCAGTCTTCTTCTAGTGTAGCCGATGTTTATGCAAAAAACTACACTTTATGTCGTCCTTTGCAGCAAAAAACCGCCCTAAAAAAGAGCAGTTTTTCAGAAGGATTTTCATTTCCTTAGTTCAAAATCAATTTACACGTTTCGACGAACGAACTTGTGAGCTCCTCCAATCGCGATTACAAGACAAGCCATAGCTACAGGTAGTAGTGTATGAGCCTCAGCTGCCAAGCCATCAAGCTTAAGCCACTGTCCCAGCTTCGGATCATTCATCACCATCTCACCTGCGGTGAAGGCCAGAATTCCTGAACCGGCAAATACCAGAATCGGAAATCGTTTCAACAAACCAACAATTAATCCGCTTCCCCACACCACAATCGGAATACTTATAGCAATCCCGATGACAGTAAGCGCGAGGTCTCCATCCGCCAGGGCAGCAATCGCAAGAACGTTATCCAGACTCATGACAAAGTCAGCAATCAAAATCGTTTGGATCGCTTTCCACGTAGTGGACGCATTACGAATATGTACTTCATCTTCATTCTGTAACAGCAGCTTTACAGCAATCCAGAGCAACAGCAGACCACCAGCAGCCTGAATAAAAGGAATTCCTAACAGCAGCACGGCTGCAAAGGTTAACAAACAACGCAAAACGACAGCACCGAAAGCCCCCCACCAAACCGCCTGCTTTCGCTGTTTCTCTGGCAAATCCTTGCTTGCAAGTGCAATAACAACCGCATTATCTCCACTCAGAACCAGATTGATCATTAATATTTCGGTCAACAGCCATAGCGTATCCATGCTTCTCATCCCCCCACTCTAACTTGTATGTCAAAGTTGTCCATGCTATTCTTAAACGTTGAACAAGCTTTCTCAGGTTTTAGATATGTAGAAGGAGTGACATCGAATGGAGCTGTTTAGCCCCGCTTTTTGGCTAGCGTTGTTGAACGTTGTATTTATTGATCTGATTCTGGCTGGCGATAATGCCATCGTAATTGGTCTCGCAGCTCGAAATTTGCACCCTTCTGTGCAAAAAAAGGCGATTCTTTACGGAACAGGTGGCGCACTATTGATTCGCATTGTGGCCACTGTGATTGTGCTCTGGCTGCTCAAAGTGCCTTGGCTACTGCTTGTTGGGGGATTACTCCTGATCTGGATTGCATACAAGCTATTGGCAGATCAAGGGGAAGAGCATTCGGACATCAAGGCTGGTAGTTCTCTCTGGGCAGCTGTGCGAACGATTGTCATCGCAGACGCTGCCATGGGACTGGATAACGTCATCGCCGTTGCTGGTGCAGCACAGCAGCACTTGGTACTTGTGATACTCGGACTGCTGATCAGTGTACCTATTATCGTTTGGGGCAGTACGTTGTTTATTAAATTAATTAACCGCTTCCCTTGGATCATTTATCTCGGAGCCATCGTGCTGGGTTATACGGCCTCTAACATGATTACAGAGGAACAACGTCTCATGCCTTTCTTCACGGAGCATCCTGCACTGAGAATCTTATTTATCGTTCTCGTTACTGCTGGTGTCGTGTTTGCCGGATATCGCAAACGAGCAAGCAGCAATAAACCAGGGGGAGAGCGACAGCACTCCTATTCCTAAGCTTTAAATAAATTAGACTCCCATCAACCACAACCATAAAAAAGGACTGACCGATCATACATCGGCCAGTCCTTTTTCTTCATGAAGATAACATAGTCCTTATTATGTCATTCAATCCAGAATGCAGGTTCCTAGAACCACTCTTCTTTCATTTCATTAGCTTCATCCTGCTGATTGATTACCATAAAGTTCTCGCCTGCATGCAGCGTAATTGTTTCTGTCTGTTCCACCGCCTGCTCCACCCATTCCGGCAGTTGTCTCATGGTTGCTTCGATTTTGTCCACAATGCGAAGATTCGGGTTCGTTGTTGGGGATTTCGGCACAAAAAGAGTACAACAATCCTCATATGGCAGAATCGATATATCGTAAGTTCCGATCTGTTTGGATAGCGTTATAATTTCCTGTTTATCCATCATGACAAGAGGTCGCAGCAAGGGCAGATCTGTCGCACGGCCAATGACATTCATGCTTGGTAGGGTCTGGCTTGCTACCTGTCCCAGACTATCTCCGGTAATCAGTGCAAGCGCACGTTCACGTTCGGCCAGCTTGGTTGCAATACGTAACATGGAGCGCCGCATTAGTGTAATAATCAAATTATCCTGTCCCAGTTGGGTAAACGCAGTTTGAATCTCCGTAAAAGGAACCAGATGCAGCTTAATTGACCCTGCATGGTCTGCGAGAGCACGTGCCATATCAATGACCTTTTCTTTGGCACGCTGGCTTGTGAACGGATAACTGTAAAAGTGGACGCATTCCACTTCCAATCCTCTACGCATCGAGGACCATGCAGCCACCGGGCTGTCTATGCCACCCGATAATAACAGCATGGCTTTTCCATTTGTACCCAGAGGAAATCCGCCTACGGCCGGAATCACCTCATTGAAGATGTATGTGCCCTGATCCCTGATTTCCACACGCAGTTCAATATCAGGTTGACGCACGTCTACGCTTAACTGCTGAAATTTCCGAAGAATCGGAGATCCCACCAGATGGTTCATTTCATGCGAGGAATGCGGGAACTCTTTCCATACACGCCGCACATTAACTTTGAATGTCGTACCTTCGTTGAATTCAGTCTCTCGCTCATCCATAAAAGCTATGGCTGTCTCCACGATTTGGGCAGATTCGGATGGGGTCACTTTAACCGGACTGATGGACATCACACCGAACACTCGTTTCAGCACTGCAATCAGCTCTGTATGAGATTCCCCACCCAGATCGACATATAATCGTCCAAACTCTTTACGCAGACTTGCGCCTGGATAAGGTTTGAGCAAGGAACGTACCTGGGTGATGATTGTTTTTTCGAACCGTGCACGGTTTTTTCCTTTTAACATAAATTCTCCGAAACGGAGAAGCAGCATATCATATTTCATCTAAAATCACATCCGCCTTTCCAACGGGCGCAGCTGCGCCACCATCTGATGTAAAGCCTGCTCCAGCAGATCTACATCTTCTTCTGTATGTTCATCTCCAAGACTAATACGCAATCCACCATTTGCACAAGCATTATCCCTGCCCATGGAAAGCAATACCCTGCTCGGTTCAGCTGACCTGGAGGAGCAGGCAGATTGTGTAGATACGGTGACCCCAAATTGTTCCAGGGTATGCAGCGCCACTTCTGCCTTCATTCCAGGATAGGAAAAATGAACAATGTGCGGCGCACCCTCTTTACGACTATTTAATACAAGTCCGGGAATCGTCTCTATGACTTCCATAATACGATCTCGCAAAATCGTTGTACGCCGTGCAAATTCCGCCTGACGTTCTGCCGCTATGCGCATCGCCTTCGCCATACCAACAATTAAAGGTACGTTTTCAGTTCCCGCTCTCCGTCCCTGCTCTTGAGAACCTCCTGACAGTAGAGGCGTAAGTTCTACTCCACTTCTTACGTAGAGAAGTCCAGTTCCTTTGGGACCACGAATTTTGTGAGCAGACAAGCTGTACAGATCCGCGCCCCATGCCGCAGGTTTAGCCTCCATTTTCCCAAAACCTTGCACACCATCCACATGGAAAAGGACCTTTGGCGCTTCTTTTTTCAGCCGGGCTCCGATTTCGGCAACGGGATGTATTGCTCCTGTTTCATTGTTCACATGCATCAGGCTCACAAGCACCGTATCTGCTCTTATGGCATCCATTACCTGCTGAGCGCTAACCAGACCGTCGGAATCCACAGGAAGCCAGGTGACCTCCCATCCCCACTGCTGTAGCTGCACAAAACTCTCGTATACCGAAGCATGTTCTGTTGCCGTTGTAATAATATGTTTGCCCCGAGACTGATACTGTAAAGCCGCCCCTTTAATAGCAAGATTGTTGCTCTCGGTTGCGCCTGAGGTAAATACGATTTCTTCCGGTTTCACATCAATAGCGGCGGCACAACCAGATCGCGCTCGGCGTAATAGTTGATGGGCTCGCTCACCATATCCATGTATTGAAGACGGATTCCCATATTGGGCATCCATAATCTCGGCCATTGTACGAACGACATCCGGATGAGGAGGCGTCGTTGCCGCATAATCAAAATATTTCAAATGAGGTTCCCCTCCTTGTCTCTTCGTTGTGGGATCTACAGTGAGCATTGTATCACGATCCCCGCTCAACACAAAAAGACCAAACGGGAACCAAGCACATTTAAGGCTGCTGTTCCCGCGTTGATCTCTTCTGAGTGTTGCCATTTCTCTGATCTATAGAACTTAGACTATATATTTCGACTGCGCTTTCTCCACTTTGGATATATAAGCCTGTGTTTCTGAAGGGAGGCGGTTAAGTACACTCATCAGTTCAGCATCACTTGATACACCCAGACTCGAAACCCGTCCCGGGCCGGCATTATATGCTGCAAGTGCCATCTTCACCTCGCCACCAAAACGCTGGAGCTGGAGAGACAGATATTTGGTTCCACCATCTATATTTTGAGCGGGATCATAAGCATTGCTTACCCCCAGCCCAGCTGCCGTGCCATCCATCAACTGCATGAGTCCTTTGGCACCTGCGGAAGACACCACATTCGGATTAAAGCCCGATTCTGTATCAATGACCGCTTTGATTAAAGATTCAGGAACTCCATATTTGGCGCTCGCGGAAGCAATCAACGATTCAAAATCCGTAGGTACAGATGCACCAGCATCCACTGCTCCAGTATTTAACAAAGAAGATAAAGAAACCGTATTACTGTTTGAGGAGGAAACAGAACTTGCATCCGGATTATACATGCTGCCCAGTTGCAGCCACAACAGACCGTCACTGGATCGTTTGGAGATCGCAGCAGAGTTCTCGTTTTCTCCTGCGGTATTGTTCGAAGAAGTTGGATTCGTCCCAAGTAACCCGTCCATCATACTGGCAAAATCAACCGTTGAACCGGAATTTTCATCCGATGCATTTGTTTCATTGAGACTATTGGACAATTGCAGTTCCAGCAACTGCCGCGACGCGCGCGGATCAATCTGCATGAGTTATATTCACTCCCGTATAATGTAAACGTAGATTATGACTTTATTCTACATTATTTTACAGGAACGTTCCATTGTTTTCAAAAAAATAGCCCAATTATACAACATTATTCGCAAATGCGAAGAAACCTTCTGCAGTCACCCTTACATAGGGTGAAGCAGAAGGCTGCAAAATAACCAACTCATATTCCAATCGGTCATGCTCTCGTGTCTTGCTTGTCACATCATTTTTGCTTGTTAACGCGCGAATGGAATCATGAAGAAATAGCTGAGTGTTGCCACTGCCCCAAGGCCAATGGACCATGCACCCGCCGTTTTCCGGCCATTAACATAGGCATAATAGCCAAGTACCGCTGCTGCTGGACCAAGAACAATCGACCACATAAATAAAGATGCGATACCAAATGCCAAGCCCATATATCCGGAGATTCGACCGGTAGATTTCATCACACCGTCTTCTTCTCGCTTTACAGGTGTATGATCTGTTCTTTCCGTTGGTTCTGTTCGAATAGAGCCTGTTGGTGGTGCTACCTCTGCGCCATACTCTTCCTTGTGGCTGCGTCTTGGATAATCTACACGCTTACGCTGTTTTTCATCTAAAGGAGTTGTTTTTGGACGATGGAACGGGTAATCATCTCTATGGTCATTATTCAATTCAAAGCACCTCCATATAAATGGGAATGACTGCTCATTTCGGTTTGAATGTGTGACAGCATGTCGCAGAAGATGTACGTGCATAGTCTTGATGATCGGAATCAAAGGTCTCTCCGGCAAATTCCTCATGTAGGCGACGGGTGGCATGTTGGTCAATGTCAATCATGATGGCATCGGCCTGACAGAAATTGTTTTCTCCCCAAAAGTGACAGTTCGAGACACTGCATTTGACGATTGGCTTCTCTTGACTCATTTTTATCACCTCGACATCTATTGTCTCCGCACCGCAAAACAGCTATTCCCCAACGAAATGCCAGATCATGACATGGTCTTTTATTCGCCGTTTCCAGGTGAAGAAAACGCAAAAAAACCGCCACAAGGGCGGTTTTGTCCAATTCACATATGAGTTGAAAGAGATTACGCGTGATTGCGTTGGTTTTGCATCCGACGCTGTGTTAGGTAGTCACTTTCATAAAAGGCCAGATCATCGCGCAATTCCTCGTACGTTTTTGATATCTCCAGAATGACATCCCGTACTGCACGAATGGGTTTATCACGGAAACGGATTGCATCCTGACCAGTGTAAGCATATCTTCCATCTTCGGAGTAACATTCATTTTTAGGATAAAAAAAGCTGTTGATGCTTTGATGGTAAGTGTTATAGAGAGCCTTTTCGGCAAAATCGACATCAAAATTGGCACGACGCAGCACAACGCCAAGTTTTTCGTAAGAAACTTCAGAAAAAACAAGTAGATGCCGGAGATCCGAAAGAAATCCTTTGTAGAAGGCAGATGACTCCTCCGTCTGATTCTGATCCAGTTCAGGCAAGGCATTTTCATTCAAAAATTGTTCGATCCGATCGATAGCCGGTTTTAACTTTTCCCTAGTTGACTCACATGTTTTCTGTACATTGGCTGCTGACATAAAGGTAGCTCCCCCTTAAATAAGTCCTTACATATAGGTTGGTCAACGGAGGTTCTCCCCTGACCATGAATTCTCAGCTACTATCCTACCATAAAAAGATGACGAGCGGTATCCCTTAATCAGGCTTTCCTTTCTGTCCCTGAGCATGCCCATTACATACACTTCACCCGATGTCCACCTGCATAAAAATAACCACTTTTCCTAACGATAGATACATTCAGTGACAACGATGAAATCAGAGCACTGTTAAATGATTGTCAAAATAAACGAGGAGGTTTCATCCCCTATGTCCAGACCGAAATGGGTTAACTGGGCCATTGCAGCGGGTGCGGGCGCACTTGCCTTG includes:
- a CDS encoding LCP family protein, coding for MNSNSNGLPPRRQAPTQSGASGSKNGKGKQPKKKRRMRTFGRLVLSLLVIAIVVGGGYLYWVYNQVADTGIDKPVPPGMSAKTKPITMLLLGTDNRPETGTYLSDVVMVASLNPETKTATIVSLPRDTRVQLDGYKANKLNSYYPKFKAQEKTSGKNAEDQMKEMMSKYLNVDINYTTVLNFQAFRDAVNAVGGVDVTVDKNMCYKDTADGTDINLVAGAQHLDGKEALDFVRYRKSNCKPKTDESNDFDRNKRQNQVLNSMLDQLKSLGGVTKIGKVISAVDENMTTDVESEQMKNFISTYWNISKSDVHYTPVTGEWRSPYVYINETELANAKQALQDTLSGKVTASPTAE
- a CDS encoding YlaH-like family protein, with protein sequence MQAWFASHPIVAYIVIFVLITYVYNKVFRVRQKLPLGKEIVLYILMAMGTFMLLVFQIDKLPIIQCLLVAVGLMLLVRVRYFIEGRQKKKADASARNS
- the typA gene encoding translational GTPase TypA produces the protein MHSREHIRNIAIIAHVDHGKTTLVDKLLQQSGTFRDHETVQERAMDSNDLERERGITILAKNTAITYKDYLINIVDTPGHADFGGEVERIMKMVDGVLLVVDAYEGCMPQTKFVLRKALEHNLTPIVIVNKIDRPAARPAEVIDEVLDLFIELGANDQQLEFPVVYASALNGTSSMEDDPAKQDDNMMAIYDTIVSHIPHPTENVEEPLQFLVTLMDYNEYLGRIAIGRVNRGVIRQGQSVTVIMRDGKSKTARIEKLFGFQGLKRVETEEAGAGDIVAIAGIKDINIGETIADPNNPEALPVLKIDEPTLQMTFLVNNSPFAGREGKWVTSRKLRERLFKELETDVSLRVDETESPDAFIVSGRGELHLGILIENMRREGYELQVSKPEVIVKEIDGKKMEPLERLLIDIPEESMGSVMESLGARKAEMVNMVNTGSGQVRLEFLIPARGLIGYSTNFLTLTRGYGVMNHAFDSYAPVVSGQVGGRHQGVLISTETGTSTFYGMMGVEDRGTLFLEPGTEIYEGMIVGEHTRDNDIVVNICKEKQLTNVRSSGKDDTVKIKTPIIFSLEQALEYLNEDEYCEITPKSIRLRKKILNKSERERAEKQRKMAQNNA
- a CDS encoding TerC family protein — protein: MDTLWLLTEILMINLVLSGDNAVVIALASKDLPEKQRKQAVWWGAFGAVVLRCLLTFAAVLLLGIPFIQAAGGLLLLWIAVKLLLQNEDEVHIRNASTTWKAIQTILIADFVMSLDNVLAIAALADGDLALTVIGIAISIPIVVWGSGLIVGLLKRFPILVFAGSGILAFTAGEMVMNDPKLGQWLKLDGLAAEAHTLLPVAMACLVIAIGGAHKFVRRNV
- a CDS encoding TerC family protein; the encoded protein is MELFSPAFWLALLNVVFIDLILAGDNAIVIGLAARNLHPSVQKKAILYGTGGALLIRIVATVIVLWLLKVPWLLLVGGLLLIWIAYKLLADQGEEHSDIKAGSSLWAAVRTIVIADAAMGLDNVIAVAGAAQQHLVLVILGLLISVPIIVWGSTLFIKLINRFPWIIYLGAIVLGYTASNMITEEQRLMPFFTEHPALRILFIVLVTAGVVFAGYRKRASSNKPGGERQHSYS
- the thiI gene encoding tRNA uracil 4-sulfurtransferase ThiI, whose translation is MKYDMLLLRFGEFMLKGKNRARFEKTIITQVRSLLKPYPGASLRKEFGRLYVDLGGESHTELIAVLKRVFGVMSISPVKVTPSESAQIVETAIAFMDERETEFNEGTTFKVNVRRVWKEFPHSSHEMNHLVGSPILRKFQQLSVDVRQPDIELRVEIRDQGTYIFNEVIPAVGGFPLGTNGKAMLLLSGGIDSPVAAWSSMRRGLEVECVHFYSYPFTSQRAKEKVIDMARALADHAGSIKLHLVPFTEIQTAFTQLGQDNLIITLMRRSMLRIATKLAERERALALITGDSLGQVASQTLPSMNVIGRATDLPLLRPLVMMDKQEIITLSKQIGTYDISILPYEDCCTLFVPKSPTTNPNLRIVDKIEATMRQLPEWVEQAVEQTETITLHAGENFMVINQQDEANEMKEEWF
- a CDS encoding cysteine desulfurase family protein, with translation MKYFDYAATTPPHPDVVRTMAEIMDAQYGNPSSIHGYGERAHQLLRRARSGCAAAIDVKPEEIVFTSGATESNNLAIKGAALQYQSRGKHIITTATEHASVYESFVQLQQWGWEVTWLPVDSDGLVSAQQVMDAIRADTVLVSLMHVNNETGAIHPVAEIGARLKKEAPKVLFHVDGVQGFGKMEAKPAAWGADLYSLSAHKIRGPKGTGLLYVRSGVELTPLLSGGSQEQGRRAGTENVPLIVGMAKAMRIAAERQAEFARRTTILRDRIMEVIETIPGLVLNSRKEGAPHIVHFSYPGMKAEVALHTLEQFGVTVSTQSACSSRSAEPSRVLLSMGRDNACANGGLRISLGDEHTEEDVDLLEQALHQMVAQLRPLERRM
- a CDS encoding lytic transglycosylase domain-containing protein — protein: MQIDPRASRQLLELQLSNSLNETNASDENSGSTVDFASMMDGLLGTNPTSSNNTAGENENSAAISKRSSDGLLWLQLGSMYNPDASSVSSSNSNTVSLSSLLNTGAVDAGASVPTDFESLIASASAKYGVPESLIKAVIDTESGFNPNVVSSAGAKGLMQLMDGTAAGLGVSNAYDPAQNIDGGTKYLSLQLQRFGGEVKMALAAYNAGPGRVSSLGVSSDAELMSVLNRLPSETQAYISKVEKAQSKYIV
- a CDS encoding DUF1540 domain-containing protein, which translates into the protein MSQEKPIVKCSVSNCHFWGENNFCQADAIMIDIDQHATRRLHEEFAGETFDSDHQDYARTSSATCCHTFKPK
- a CDS encoding YpuI family protein, whose protein sequence is MSAANVQKTCESTREKLKPAIDRIEQFLNENALPELDQNQTEESSAFYKGFLSDLRHLLVFSEVSYEKLGVVLRRANFDVDFAEKALYNTYHQSINSFFYPKNECYSEDGRYAYTGQDAIRFRDKPIRAVRDVILEISKTYEELRDDLAFYESDYLTQRRMQNQRNHA